In Ktedonobacteraceae bacterium, one DNA window encodes the following:
- a CDS encoding site-2 protease family protein — protein sequence MPGSWRIGQIAGIDIYINVSWIIILVFLTWSLAASWFPAIYPHWSLATYWITSLIAALLLFVSVLLHELAHSVVARARGLPVRNITLFIFGGVSNIEQEPTSAGIEFQMAVVGPVVSILIGIICYLLLLPLRGSNSPVAGILGYLAITNVLLGIFNLIPGFPLDGGRVFRSIIWHITGNLRTATRVATISGEIVAYLFILAGIWLFFTGDFIGGIWIGFIGWFLMSSARTANSQVMLQSLLRGVKVSQVMNPAPVTVPANISLQKLVYEYFLPQGLRFAFVTQGEQLAGLITLADIRHVPQEQWAQTPVGFAMIPRDRLHVVYPQQNLNDVLSLMANQDVNQLPVVQDERVVGVLSRDAIMRFLEIRRNLGINDTSKAA from the coding sequence ATGTAAGCTGGATTATCATCCTCGTGTTCCTGACCTGGTCGCTGGCGGCAAGCTGGTTTCCGGCAATCTACCCCCACTGGTCGCTAGCCACCTATTGGATAACCAGCTTGATCGCAGCCCTCCTTCTGTTCGTCTCAGTCTTGCTGCACGAACTGGCCCATTCGGTCGTTGCGCGCGCGCGTGGCCTGCCCGTACGTAATATTACCCTTTTCATTTTCGGAGGTGTCTCCAATATCGAACAGGAACCGACGAGCGCAGGCATAGAATTTCAGATGGCGGTCGTGGGTCCGGTCGTCAGCATTTTGATCGGAATCATCTGCTACCTCTTGCTGCTGCCACTGCGAGGGAGCAACTCGCCGGTGGCCGGCATACTGGGCTACCTGGCAATTACCAATGTTCTGCTCGGCATCTTCAACCTGATCCCCGGTTTTCCTCTCGATGGAGGGCGAGTTTTTCGCTCGATCATCTGGCACATCACCGGTAATCTGCGCACGGCCACGCGCGTCGCTACGATCAGTGGTGAAATCGTCGCCTATCTTTTCATCCTGGCAGGCATCTGGCTCTTCTTTACAGGTGACTTCATAGGTGGCATCTGGATCGGTTTCATCGGCTGGTTCCTGATGAGTTCAGCACGCACCGCGAATTCTCAGGTGATGCTGCAATCGTTACTGCGAGGTGTCAAGGTAAGCCAGGTGATGAATCCGGCGCCGGTTACTGTCCCGGCCAATATCTCCCTACAAAAGCTGGTCTATGAATACTTTTTGCCGCAAGGACTGCGCTTCGCCTTCGTCACGCAAGGCGAACAGCTGGCCGGCCTGATTACACTCGCCGATATTCGCCATGTCCCGCAGGAGCAATGGGCACAGACTCCCGTTGGTTTTGCCATGATACCTCGCGACCGGCTCCATGTCGTCTACCCGCAGCAGAATCTCAATGATGTGCTGTCCTTAATGGCCAATCAGGATGTAAACCAGCTGCCGGTCGTGCAGGATGAACGAGTCGTAGGCGTGCTGAGTCGCGATGCCATTATGCGTTTTCTCGAAATCCGCCGCAATTTAGGAATCAATGATACCAGTAAAGCCGCATAG
- the ftsH gene encoding ATP-dependent zinc metalloprotease FtsH encodes MDGKEGRDQLSGHGRRLRFNTVGKKITKTGILKFFSTYKQALFAGILLTAILVLLFGVFSQLQPPTTGTPPSGVTAVNYSTFVSQVKAGNVVAVTIRGDEINGMLIHSLTQQQASTSQHITITSSQRAADIAAWNHYMDASNTATWANATSGPAIDAAHLLYTRIPAAGDPSLMPLLASNNVVVTTQAPATTPLWLSVLWRFAPILLLVLIMGLVLFPRNPNRSTRMMDERISQMAKGRVRRFERAKESSSPRRPQEKAPGLGRSATPATSTATPARVAPPPVTFNDVAGIDEVRAEVEEIVQFLRSPDRYDRLGARIPRGALLVGPPGTGKTLLARAVAGEAGVPFFSMSASEFVEMFVGVGASRVRDLFNQARQSAPCVVFIDEIDAVGRKRSTRLIGNDERDQTLNQLLVELDGFNARQAVVVLAATNRADILDKALLRPGRFDRTINVSLPDRAGRQAILAVHTRRTPLDEGVSLERIARLTTGMSGADLANLVNEAALCAARRNLERINHECFEDALIRVQLGALRPLVMSEHERRIIAYHEGGHALVAYHLPEADTVNRVTILPRGQSLGVTQFTAEEDRYNYSRAFLMARIAVGLGGRVAEELTFGPDRVTTGAENDLQVVTDLARRMVTRWGMSEKVGVVFSDYSPGGAGLTMTRTEIDSRPRTLVADADGNLLLNGNEPQAAQHHAFAMAAPGTGNASSASMAALIDLEVQGILNEGREMARAILRQHADQLTRLANELMEKEQLNRKQFEALLAQEQAA; translated from the coding sequence ATGGACGGCAAGGAGGGACGCGACCAGCTGTCGGGGCATGGTCGAAGACTTCGATTCAACACAGTAGGAAAGAAAATAACAAAAACCGGGATTCTGAAGTTTTTTAGCACGTATAAACAAGCTCTTTTCGCCGGCATCCTGCTTACTGCTATTCTTGTGCTGCTTTTTGGTGTGTTCAGCCAGTTGCAGCCGCCCACCACCGGCACGCCCCCCAGTGGGGTGACCGCGGTAAACTACAGCACATTCGTCTCGCAGGTCAAAGCAGGCAATGTTGTGGCAGTAACTATTCGAGGAGACGAGATCAATGGCATGCTCATCCACTCGCTGACTCAACAGCAGGCCAGTACTTCTCAACACATAACTATTACCTCTAGCCAGAGAGCCGCCGATATAGCAGCCTGGAATCACTATATGGATGCCAGCAATACAGCAACCTGGGCCAACGCCACATCTGGGCCGGCCATTGATGCGGCTCATCTTCTTTATACACGCATTCCTGCTGCCGGCGATCCTTCGCTCATGCCGTTGCTGGCCAGCAACAATGTTGTAGTAACAACGCAGGCGCCCGCCACGACGCCTCTGTGGTTATCGGTGCTGTGGCGATTTGCTCCTATCCTGCTGCTGGTTTTGATAATGGGCCTGGTGCTGTTTCCTCGCAACCCCAATCGTTCCACGCGCATGATGGATGAGCGCATCTCACAAATGGCGAAAGGCCGCGTGCGCCGTTTTGAGCGCGCCAAAGAGTCCAGTTCGCCACGCCGCCCTCAGGAGAAGGCACCTGGTCTGGGCAGGTCCGCAACTCCCGCGACCAGCACAGCCACCCCTGCCAGGGTCGCGCCGCCCCCTGTCACCTTTAACGACGTAGCCGGCATCGACGAGGTACGCGCCGAGGTAGAAGAAATCGTACAATTCTTGCGCTCCCCTGATCGCTATGATCGCCTGGGGGCGCGCATCCCACGCGGCGCTTTGCTGGTTGGCCCTCCTGGAACGGGCAAAACATTGCTGGCAAGGGCAGTGGCCGGGGAAGCAGGCGTACCTTTCTTCAGCATGAGCGCATCCGAATTTGTCGAAATGTTCGTTGGCGTGGGGGCCAGCCGCGTGCGCGACCTCTTCAACCAGGCGCGCCAGTCGGCCCCATGCGTTGTCTTCATCGACGAAATCGACGCCGTTGGCCGCAAGCGCTCGACGCGACTGATCGGCAATGACGAACGCGATCAGACTCTCAACCAGTTACTCGTCGAGCTTGATGGCTTCAACGCCCGCCAGGCCGTGGTCGTACTCGCCGCTACCAACCGCGCCGATATTCTGGACAAAGCGCTGCTGCGGCCCGGGCGTTTTGACCGCACCATCAACGTATCGCTGCCCGACCGCGCCGGGCGCCAGGCAATCCTGGCCGTCCATACTCGGCGCACGCCTCTGGACGAAGGGGTAAGCCTGGAACGCATTGCTCGCCTGACGACCGGCATGAGCGGCGCCGACCTGGCGAATCTGGTCAACGAGGCGGCTCTATGTGCGGCAAGGCGCAACCTGGAGCGCATCAACCATGAGTGCTTCGAAGATGCGCTCATCCGCGTACAACTTGGCGCGCTGCGACCGCTGGTAATGAGCGAGCATGAACGGCGCATCATCGCCTATCACGAGGGCGGGCACGCCCTGGTGGCCTATCACCTGCCCGAAGCCGATACCGTCAACCGCGTCACCATCCTGCCGCGCGGCCAGAGCCTTGGCGTCACCCAATTCACCGCCGAAGAAGACCGCTACAACTACAGCCGCGCATTCCTCATGGCGCGCATCGCCGTCGGACTCGGCGGGCGTGTCGCCGAAGAACTCACCTTCGGTCCCGACCGCGTCACCACGGGGGCAGAGAACGATTTGCAAGTGGTAACCGACCTGGCGCGACGCATGGTCACACGCTGGGGCATGAGCGAAAAAGTTGGCGTGGTCTTCAGCGACTACTCGCCAGGTGGTGCGGGACTCACCATGACCCGCACAGAGATCGACAGCCGACCCCGCACCCTGGTGGCCGACGCCGATGGCAACCTGCTACTGAATGGGAACGAGCCACAGGCAGCCCAGCACCACGCGTTTGCTATGGCCGCGCCAGGTACAGGGAATGCCAGCAGCGCGAGCATGGCGGCGTTGATTGACCTGGAGGTGCAGGGCATCCTCAACGAGGGACGCGAAATGGCACGCGCTATCCTGCGCCAGCACGCAGACCAACTTACGCGGCTGGCGAACGAACTGATGGAGAAGGAGCAACTGAACCGCAAGCAGTTCGAGGCGTTGTTGGCACAGGAGCAGGCAGCGTAA
- a CDS encoding ATP-binding protein, which produces MRLSIPLFKANPKQAVLEALLLGAVLWGLLLIFQGNIAAFTWRLVMGILVASCCSAYCALRMCFAKSGWLTRIMVGGTVAGIVGIALSGIELAFAFWLIHLEPSYGYTRDGLWPFESATLCLAASYIVFFCLRIATRLWLFWDRLRRKQLLWALTHAHVMLVALGAALLILFVDVLALCSAGNASIILPATFGIAALTIIAMLVVIPPSALFSFIVIRRTTRRLKTLTEATATLRQGNYGVRVPVIGEDEVAQLQNDFNVMAADLESTLRELRNERDTVSGLLAARRELIASVSHELRTPMATLRSYLETTLMHWEEGSPPTLQHDLQIMENEVIRLQTLVEDLFTLSRAEVGKLTLRCKPTDVGKLVQSIADTSAALAWQSSRIEVVADISCQTPSVMVDPTRLEQALHNLLHNAVRHTPPGGIVALVVAEEKGSVIIQVKDTGEGIAPEDLPHIWQRFYQAQSARNEASSGAGLGLALVKELIEAMNGSVEVESKPGEGSCFTIRLPRACVEAALPDIPL; this is translated from the coding sequence ATGCGCTTGTCCATCCCCCTTTTCAAGGCAAACCCGAAACAGGCTGTGCTTGAGGCACTGCTCCTGGGAGCTGTCTTGTGGGGCTTGCTGCTCATATTCCAGGGCAATATCGCGGCTTTCACGTGGCGGCTGGTCATGGGCATTCTGGTTGCGTCTTGCTGCTCAGCTTACTGTGCATTGCGCATGTGTTTTGCAAAGAGCGGGTGGTTGACACGGATTATGGTAGGAGGTACGGTTGCCGGCATAGTGGGTATCGCACTAAGTGGAATTGAACTCGCTTTTGCTTTCTGGTTGATCCATTTGGAGCCTTCATATGGCTATACAAGAGACGGTCTCTGGCCGTTTGAATCGGCAACGTTATGTTTGGCGGCGAGCTATATTGTCTTCTTTTGCCTGCGTATCGCTACCCGGCTGTGGCTCTTCTGGGATCGGCTGAGGCGCAAGCAATTGCTCTGGGCACTGACCCATGCCCATGTCATGCTTGTAGCCCTCGGTGCCGCGCTGCTTATCCTCTTTGTCGATGTCCTGGCTCTCTGTAGCGCAGGCAACGCTTCCATTATCCTGCCAGCCACATTTGGCATCGCGGCCTTGACCATCATTGCCATGCTGGTTGTGATACCTCCATCAGCACTCTTCTCCTTTATCGTCATACGTCGCACTACCCGCCGCCTGAAAACGCTCACCGAGGCCACCGCCACCTTGCGCCAGGGCAATTATGGTGTCCGCGTCCCCGTCATAGGAGAAGATGAGGTAGCCCAACTCCAGAACGACTTCAATGTAATGGCCGCCGACCTCGAAAGCACCTTGCGCGAACTGCGTAATGAACGCGATACCGTTTCTGGTCTGCTTGCCGCGCGCCGCGAACTGATTGCCAGCGTCTCGCACGAATTGCGTACCCCCATGGCTACGCTACGCAGCTACCTGGAGACAACCCTCATGCACTGGGAGGAAGGCTCGCCGCCAACGTTGCAGCATGACCTGCAGATCATGGAGAATGAAGTCATACGCCTGCAAACCCTGGTTGAGGACCTCTTTACCCTTTCACGCGCCGAAGTCGGCAAACTCACCCTGCGCTGCAAGCCAACCGACGTGGGAAAACTGGTACAAAGCATCGCGGATACGAGCGCTGCTCTTGCATGGCAATCAAGCAGGATCGAGGTGGTGGCAGATATCTCTTGCCAGACGCCTTCAGTGATGGTTGACCCCACGCGCCTGGAACAGGCATTGCACAATCTACTACATAATGCAGTACGCCATACGCCACCCGGTGGTATTGTCGCCCTTGTCGTCGCGGAAGAAAAGGGAAGTGTCATCATTCAGGTCAAGGATACCGGTGAAGGCATCGCACCCGAAGATCTGCCGCATATCTGGCAGCGTTTCTACCAGGCGCAAAGCGCGCGCAATGAGGCCAGCAGCGGAGCCGGGCTGGGCCTGGCGCTGGTGAAAGAGTTGATCGAGGCTATGAATGGAAGTGTAGAGGTTGAGAGCAAGCCGGGCGAGGGCAGTTGTTTTACTATTCGGCTACCACGTGCCTGTGTAGAGGCAGCGTTGCCGGACATTCCCTTGTAG
- a CDS encoding response regulator transcription factor: MTTILLVEDAYELAQVIMRELETNGYRILHASDGLVGLQLHAQERPALVILDWMLPKLDGLEVLRRMRQVAPTPVLMLTARGEETDRVVGLELGADDYLTKPFSMRELVARVRALLRRAEIVQQILRDDSKAANSPLGYGPLFLDPQAHLATLHGLSLDLTPTEFALLHLLLRSPGRAFSRAYLLDTVWGQTYIGGDRSVDNTVLRLRKKLGPLGEAIETVWGIGYRLQPERP, from the coding sequence ATGACAACGATTTTGCTGGTAGAGGATGCTTATGAACTGGCGCAGGTGATTATGCGCGAGCTTGAAACGAACGGTTATCGAATTTTGCACGCAAGCGATGGACTGGTGGGCCTCCAATTGCATGCGCAGGAACGGCCCGCGCTCGTCATCCTCGATTGGATGCTGCCAAAGCTGGATGGCCTTGAAGTGCTGCGGCGCATGCGGCAGGTCGCGCCAACGCCGGTCTTGATGCTAACCGCTCGTGGCGAAGAAACAGATCGCGTGGTGGGGCTTGAACTGGGAGCCGACGACTATCTCACCAAGCCCTTTAGCATGCGCGAGCTGGTCGCACGAGTACGCGCATTGCTGCGACGCGCCGAAATCGTCCAGCAGATTTTGCGTGACGACTCCAAGGCCGCGAACAGCCCATTAGGTTATGGACCCTTGTTTCTTGATCCACAGGCTCACCTGGCAACGCTGCATGGCCTGTCGCTTGACCTCACTCCCACAGAGTTCGCCCTGCTGCACCTCTTGTTGCGTAGCCCCGGCAGAGCATTCAGCCGCGCATACCTGCTGGATACTGTCTGGGGCCAGACGTATATCGGCGGCGATCGCTCGGTTGACAATACCGTCCTGCGGCTGCGCAAGAAACTGGGGCCATTGGGTGAGGCCATCGAAACTGTCTGGGGCATTGGCTACCGCCTGCAGCCCGAAAGGCCTTGA
- a CDS encoding glycosyltransferase family 39 protein translates to MHLFTNSSDNTSSTVSPAGETVESANHAQDVDVAQADSARQFSDAIASVSDDRLSEDKPSWRPWYDAFKAILPVYIAIHLAIFVIDCLAFLFTVKDFSPQGLPISTLWEQWHYWDTAYYSHIARFGYYELHVAGFFPLYPLLERAFMFVTQDSLTAGLLVSNIAELFMFTALYRLVKEDFDGDRAYFAVLYFAIFPSAFFFSAAYTESLFLCLSILSFYYMRRGRWWLSGLFGLLASLTRPDGMFLLAPFCYEYLRRLWMLRGETIQSHFSRQQLVRLVKGLRLNILFGLCIPAGIAIYAIYCYIHFHDPLAFVHAHADWGRTLRIPGWGILTAIREMRHSGFLSFLTMRTSIDLGSDLLVFILIVSMFIGPWRLPARMWSYGIYAAVIYLYLQLFPIANTGYPLESMTRFVLEIFPAFIMLARIGKSRTLHLSYCMVSGAIFFFLLTQFLTGHWVV, encoded by the coding sequence ATGCATCTATTCACGAACTCTTCTGATAACACTTCTTCGACTGTGTCACCTGCCGGTGAGACGGTAGAGAGCGCCAATCACGCACAGGATGTCGATGTCGCTCAAGCCGATTCAGCACGGCAATTCAGCGATGCGATAGCCTCGGTTTCTGACGACAGGTTGAGCGAGGATAAGCCATCCTGGCGCCCATGGTATGACGCGTTCAAGGCCATTTTGCCCGTTTATATCGCCATACACCTGGCTATTTTTGTCATCGATTGCCTGGCATTCCTCTTTACCGTCAAAGACTTTTCCCCGCAAGGCTTACCAATTTCCACGCTGTGGGAACAATGGCACTATTGGGATACCGCCTACTACTCGCATATCGCACGCTTTGGTTACTACGAGCTGCACGTGGCCGGATTCTTCCCGCTGTATCCATTGCTCGAACGTGCATTCATGTTTGTGACGCAGGATTCGCTTACCGCTGGCCTGCTCGTCTCGAATATCGCCGAACTGTTCATGTTCACAGCCCTCTACCGGCTCGTCAAAGAAGATTTCGATGGTGATCGCGCCTATTTCGCCGTGCTGTACTTCGCCATCTTCCCCAGCGCCTTCTTTTTCTCAGCAGCGTACACCGAATCGCTGTTCCTGTGCCTATCCATTCTCAGCTTCTACTATATGCGGCGTGGCCGCTGGTGGCTTTCCGGGTTGTTTGGCCTGCTAGCCAGCCTGACACGTCCTGATGGCATGTTCCTGCTGGCTCCATTCTGTTATGAATATCTTCGCCGCCTGTGGATGCTGCGCGGAGAAACCATCCAATCACACTTCTCAAGGCAGCAGTTGGTACGGCTTGTGAAAGGCCTGCGTTTGAATATCCTGTTCGGCCTGTGTATTCCCGCCGGTATCGCGATCTATGCCATCTATTGTTATATACATTTTCATGATCCCCTGGCATTTGTACACGCGCATGCCGATTGGGGCCGCACCCTGCGCATTCCTGGGTGGGGGATTCTCACGGCCATCAGAGAAATGCGGCACAGCGGTTTCCTCAGCTTCCTCACGATGCGCACCTCAATTGACCTGGGATCGGACCTGCTGGTATTCATACTGATCGTGTCGATGTTCATAGGACCGTGGAGACTACCTGCGCGCATGTGGAGCTACGGCATCTATGCTGCTGTCATCTATCTCTACCTGCAACTCTTCCCGATTGCCAATACCGGCTATCCCCTGGAGTCAATGACGCGCTTTGTCCTGGAAATTTTCCCCGCTTTTATCATGCTGGCCAGAATCGGCAAATCACGCACGCTGCACCTGAGCTATTGCATGGTGTCGGGCGCGATCTTTTTCTTCTTATTGACACAATTCCTGACGGGTCACTGGGTAGTTTAA